A genome region from Microcoleus sp. bin38.metabat.b11b12b14.051 includes the following:
- a CDS encoding Tab2/Atab2 family RNA-binding protein has protein sequence MATIWELDFYSRPIIDERGKKKWEVLICESPLKVGDKAESLFRYSQFCPSTTVNSLWLAGAIKDAIASSPKPPEKIRFFRRQMANMITKACEELDIPAASSRRTLALSLWLEERMQKVYPAEPGYQPVVNPSVQFVPETPVALPDALIGEKWTFVSLPIAAFDEMSEWDIGFGEAFGLPMTGLAPETPIPGLIIFSSRATALAGWMSGLELAFLKFESAPPAKLVLDTGANDRWILANLRDAATEKEAASFEAAKKQAKQVHFLAIQSNPESESFAGFWLLHELTI, from the coding sequence ATGGCTACTATTTGGGAACTCGACTTTTACAGCCGTCCAATCATAGACGAGCGTGGGAAAAAAAAATGGGAAGTTTTGATTTGCGAAAGCCCGCTGAAGGTAGGGGACAAGGCAGAATCTCTGTTTCGTTACTCGCAATTTTGCCCGAGTACAACAGTAAATTCCCTGTGGCTGGCTGGCGCAATTAAAGATGCGATCGCCTCTTCACCCAAACCTCCGGAAAAAATTCGCTTTTTCCGCCGCCAAATGGCGAACATGATTACCAAAGCCTGCGAAGAGTTGGATATTCCAGCCGCCTCCAGCCGCCGCACCCTCGCCCTCAGCCTGTGGCTGGAAGAACGGATGCAGAAGGTTTATCCCGCCGAACCGGGCTATCAACCGGTTGTGAACCCCAGCGTTCAATTTGTACCCGAAACGCCCGTAGCGCTGCCGGACGCTTTAATCGGCGAAAAATGGACGTTTGTGAGTTTGCCGATCGCCGCTTTTGATGAGATGTCCGAGTGGGATATCGGATTTGGTGAAGCTTTCGGGCTGCCGATGACAGGCTTGGCGCCAGAAACCCCTATTCCGGGCTTAATTATCTTCTCGTCGAGAGCAACGGCTTTAGCTGGTTGGATGTCAGGTTTGGAGCTGGCTTTTCTGAAATTTGAGAGCGCCCCACCCGCTAAGCTGGTATTAGATACGGGAGCTAACGATCGCTGGATTTTAGCTAATCTCAGAGACGCAGCAACAGAGAAAGAAGCAGCATCATTTGAGGCTGCGAAAAAGCAAGCAAAACAAGTACATTTTTTAGCAATTCAGTCGAATCCCGAGTCTGAATCTTTCGCAGGATTTTGGCTGTTGCATGAATTAACTATTTAG
- a CDS encoding tetratricopeptide repeat protein produces MKSTILTGLLTGLVVSCFTTATSCQPGYARNNSLVSKIPIAASLRGLASTRVDLSVLVASESGAIDPKAEDFYNQGEEKYAKRDYQGAIADFDRAIELNPNYFNAYIGRGNARDDSGDSRGAIADYDRALKISPNNASAYYNRGVTRSRLGDTQAALSDFTEALKINPNYASAYNNRGIARQTLGDSEGALADFEQAIKFNPNLPQAYGNRGNARERLGDKQGAIADIQKAAELFLQQGDKYNSVKARMKVKELQETPSIPQ; encoded by the coding sequence ATGAAGTCCACAATTTTGACTGGGCTGCTGACAGGGTTAGTTGTTTCCTGTTTCACAACTGCGACGAGCTGTCAACCGGGCTACGCGCGAAACAATAGCTTGGTGTCGAAAATTCCGATTGCTGCGAGTTTGAGAGGGTTGGCTTCAACTCGGGTAGATTTGTCGGTGCTGGTGGCGAGTGAGTCAGGGGCGATCGATCCGAAAGCTGAGGATTTTTATAATCAGGGCGAGGAGAAGTACGCAAAACGAGATTATCAGGGTGCGATCGCTGATTTCGATCGAGCGATCGAGCTAAATCCTAATTATTTTAATGCTTATATCGGCCGCGGTAATGCCCGCGATGACTCAGGAGACAGCCGGGGTGCGATCGCCGATTACGATCGAGCTTTGAAAATTTCTCCCAACAATGCGTCAGCCTACTACAACCGCGGTGTTACCCGATCGAGGTTAGGAGACACTCAGGCTGCGCTCTCGGATTTCACTGAAGCTCTGAAAATTAATCCCAACTATGCCTCAGCCTACAACAATCGCGGTATTGCGCGCCAAACTTTAGGAGACAGCGAGGGTGCGCTAGCCGATTTCGAGCAAGCCATAAAATTTAACCCCAATTTACCACAAGCCTACGGCAACCGGGGTAATGCCCGCGAAAGGTTAGGAGACAAGCAAGGTGCGATCGCAGACATTCAAAAAGCCGCAGAGTTATTTTTGCAACAAGGAGACAAATATAATTCTGTCAAGGCACGAATGAAAGTTAAAGAACTTCAAGAAACACCATCAATTCCTCAATAA
- a CDS encoding TldD/PmbA family protein encodes MTNHQSAEQLLELATKAGAEAAEVLESQSLSRPVFFEANRLKQLETAQAEGIALRLWRDGRPGLAVAYGPVEPQILVDRAIALSQLNEPETIELGTGEKVVYPDGGVSVPAEQLVNWGKEAIAIVREAYPESLCTAELDCEIESTRLLNTLGLDSSHTDTTLSGYLSAELVRGEDFLNIWDGETERGTLDLNTSAKRVLQRLEWAKDNVATATGRVPVLFTAKAADLLWGTVCAALNGKQVLEGASPWSDRLGQQVTSPLVTLSQQPDIGPYSCPFDDEGTPTRAIVFIKSGVLQLFYTDRTTGRALGSGTTGNGFRPGLGSYPTPSLFNVLIKPGSRSLIDLIAQLDEGIVIDQMLGGSAGISGDFSINVDLGYRVKKGQIVGRIKDTMVAGNVYSVLKQLVELGGDSEWNGSCHTPSVIVEGLSVTAKN; translated from the coding sequence ATGACCAATCACCAATCAGCAGAACAACTGCTAGAATTAGCCACCAAAGCAGGTGCCGAAGCTGCTGAGGTATTGGAATCGCAATCGCTCTCGCGGCCGGTCTTTTTTGAAGCAAACCGCCTCAAACAGCTAGAAACTGCCCAAGCAGAAGGCATTGCCCTGCGGCTGTGGCGGGACGGGCGGCCTGGTTTGGCGGTGGCTTACGGGCCTGTGGAACCGCAAATTTTGGTCGATCGCGCGATCGCGCTTTCGCAACTCAACGAACCGGAAACGATCGAACTCGGTACCGGTGAGAAAGTTGTTTATCCGGATGGCGGAGTGTCAGTCCCGGCCGAACAGCTAGTAAACTGGGGAAAAGAGGCGATCGCGATCGTCCGCGAAGCCTATCCCGAAAGCCTCTGCACCGCCGAACTCGACTGCGAAATCGAAAGCACCCGCTTGCTCAACACACTAGGCTTGGATTCCAGTCACACCGACACCACCCTCAGCGGTTACTTGTCAGCAGAATTAGTGCGGGGTGAAGATTTTCTGAATATTTGGGATGGCGAAACCGAACGCGGCACTCTCGACTTAAACACCAGCGCCAAGCGGGTTTTGCAGCGTTTGGAATGGGCGAAAGATAATGTAGCCACGGCCACCGGGCGCGTGCCGGTACTGTTTACAGCCAAAGCAGCCGATTTGCTGTGGGGGACTGTCTGTGCGGCATTAAACGGCAAACAGGTACTCGAAGGCGCTTCACCTTGGAGCGATCGATTGGGCCAACAAGTGACATCGCCGCTTGTCACTCTCTCGCAGCAGCCGGATATCGGGCCCTATAGCTGTCCTTTTGATGACGAAGGTACTCCCACTCGGGCGATCGTCTTTATCAAGAGTGGAGTGTTGCAGCTATTTTATACCGATCGCACGACTGGTAGAGCCTTGGGAAGTGGCACCACCGGCAACGGATTTCGCCCGGGTTTGGGCAGCTATCCCACGCCGAGTTTGTTTAATGTTTTGATTAAACCAGGCTCGCGATCGCTAATCGATTTAATCGCTCAATTAGACGAGGGAATTGTCATCGATCAAATGCTGGGCGGCAGTGCCGGAATTTCCGGCGATTTTTCGATTAACGTCGATCTCGGTTATCGAGTCAAAAAAGGTCAAATCGTCGGCAGAATCAAAGACACCATGGTAGCCGGCAACGTCTACAGCGTCCTCAAACAATTGGTAGAATTAGGAGGAGACTCCGAGTGGAACGGTTCTTGCCACACACCATCTGTAATTGTAGAGGGATTGTCCGTCACCGCCAAAAACTAA
- a CDS encoding tetratricopeptide repeat protein, with amino-acid sequence MNLIQNMEAAWYYHLGSRHLEAHDHDSALANFSRAVNLQSDHYKAWFGRGMALGNLERHLEALSSFDEALAVQPDASFGWHNRAIALGKLGRSLDALNSFDRALEFNPCAASIWHNRGLTLIDMGLYNKAVLSFDRSLSLQPDAPWAWYNRGNALLELKLYYQALNSFDRAIEFNPDDAKVWYNRGLAANSMGLYKQAVASFSRSIALKPGKAEVVGERRVALEKLVGLNQKNAKFTPTFECIFEDYLIWYNRGVELARQGSYSEAIACYETALEINPDFANAFYNKACCYALLGFADLALDNLQRAVEFMPILYRELALADSDLSCIWKQERFAALIQG; translated from the coding sequence ATGAACTTAATTCAAAACATGGAAGCGGCTTGGTATTATCATCTGGGTTCGCGCCACCTCGAAGCTCACGATCATGATAGTGCTCTGGCGAACTTTAGCCGAGCTGTGAATTTGCAATCGGATCATTATAAGGCTTGGTTCGGGCGAGGTATGGCTTTGGGCAACTTAGAACGCCACCTAGAGGCGCTTTCAAGTTTTGATGAGGCCTTGGCGGTGCAGCCGGATGCGAGCTTTGGCTGGCACAATCGGGCTATTGCTTTAGGAAAGTTGGGGCGCTCTTTGGACGCACTCAACAGTTTTGACAGGGCTCTGGAGTTTAACCCCTGTGCGGCGAGTATTTGGCATAACCGGGGACTGACGCTGATCGATATGGGGCTTTACAATAAGGCGGTTCTGAGTTTCGATCGCTCTTTAAGTTTGCAGCCGGATGCACCTTGGGCGTGGTACAACCGAGGGAATGCTCTGTTAGAACTAAAACTTTACTATCAGGCACTCAACAGTTTCGATCGCGCGATCGAGTTTAATCCAGATGATGCGAAGGTTTGGTACAATCGCGGTCTAGCTGCTAACTCCATGGGACTTTACAAGCAAGCAGTGGCTAGTTTTAGTCGATCGATCGCTCTGAAACCCGGCAAAGCCGAAGTTGTAGGCGAACGGAGAGTGGCTTTGGAGAAATTAGTCGGTTTAAATCAGAAAAATGCCAAGTTCACTCCCACATTTGAGTGTATCTTTGAAGATTATTTGATTTGGTACAATCGGGGTGTGGAATTGGCGCGACAAGGTAGCTATTCAGAGGCGATCGCTTGTTACGAAACAGCCTTAGAAATCAATCCTGATTTTGCGAACGCTTTTTACAATAAAGCTTGCTGTTATGCGCTGCTGGGCTTTGCTGATTTAGCCCTTGACAATTTGCAGCGGGCTGTGGAGTTTATGCCCATTTTATACCGAGAACTAGCTTTAGCTGACTCTGATTTAAGCTGCATTTGGAAACAAGAACGTTTTGCAGCGCTGATTCAAGGTTGA
- a CDS encoding chloride channel protein has translation MPYITIPKQFREPSRVIESQLFLRPKRLALFEACLIGLVAGLAGVLLKIGVGWLGSWRVATSAAIPPWILLPSVGLCGGLLTGFLVERWAPETAGSGIPHVKAALGGVNLSLDLRVALAKLVTTILAVGSGLTLGRQGPTVQIGASLAGWIGHLMPTSPDYRRQLIACGAAAGLAAGFNAPIAGVLFVVEELLHDVSGLTLGTAIIASFIGAVVSQLLGGDSLNVNLREYQTSFAAQEIPFYVLLGVLAGFFGALFSKGIIASLQFNKRTLKLALPARIALAGVICGLVIGLLPESFRNNTGLREFLLTGEANGTTSLIAFIAHFFLTIISAASGAPGGLFAPSLVIGSALGHMVGIVQVHFLGVGLPASYALAGMGAFFCAVSRAPITAVVIVFEITADFKLVLPLMICSVVAYLVAEKVDSGSLYDRLLEFNGIQLTPAKPATDTLSDLIAANVMQRRVETLSSLLTFDEVMQAFSRSHHRGFPVVEAGQLVGIVSQTDLANATGRNFSGNSLLKEFMTAQPITVKTTDTLSEVLYRLNRYHLSRLPVVEGRRLVGIITRSDIIRVESDRLSGETTQGPHPEPSYVVYQTRAPQVGNGRLLVPLSNPQTAPALLRLAAAIARDRNYELECLQIIIVPRNSSPSESTVRTTKSRRLLQQAERIIRNWNLPVHTQIRVAHNVPNAILETIRERHIDLILMGWEGERSTTGRIFGDVVDTVIRQAGCEVVLVKWSEKLLVTRQKNEFLSASSAREYAPTEWQLNAAGVDDTENSKFVGSSSPETPETEFASPNSEIPAPELGLHTLMGLQRWLVPIRGSYKQAAALRLLPAFVAASAVPEIKLCQVHQPSVAEPDRLELKQAADFIKRRVGCEVVATAVCAKSVSDALIDLAQNDQCDAIVLGASREGLLKQVIQGNIPEAVARGCDCTVILVRSAC, from the coding sequence ATGCCGTACATTACTATCCCTAAACAATTTAGGGAACCTTCCAGGGTCATCGAATCTCAACTGTTTTTACGACCGAAACGGCTAGCCCTTTTTGAAGCTTGCCTGATTGGTTTGGTTGCCGGACTGGCAGGTGTTTTGCTAAAAATCGGAGTCGGGTGGCTCGGTAGTTGGCGAGTTGCAACCTCCGCAGCAATTCCACCTTGGATATTGCTCCCCAGCGTCGGTTTGTGCGGCGGATTGCTAACAGGTTTCTTGGTAGAACGTTGGGCTCCCGAAACTGCTGGTAGCGGCATTCCTCACGTCAAAGCTGCTCTCGGTGGCGTCAATCTTTCCTTAGATTTGCGAGTAGCCCTCGCCAAACTTGTCACCACTATTTTAGCAGTTGGTTCCGGTTTAACTCTCGGAAGACAAGGCCCAACTGTCCAAATAGGAGCATCTTTGGCAGGCTGGATCGGTCACTTGATGCCGACTTCCCCAGACTACCGGCGGCAATTGATTGCTTGCGGTGCGGCGGCGGGATTGGCTGCTGGTTTCAACGCTCCCATTGCGGGAGTTTTGTTTGTCGTTGAAGAACTTTTGCACGACGTTTCGGGATTGACTTTAGGGACTGCAATTATCGCTTCATTCATCGGTGCAGTTGTGTCGCAACTTTTGGGTGGCGATAGTTTAAATGTCAACCTGCGGGAGTACCAAACCAGTTTTGCAGCTCAGGAAATCCCCTTCTACGTACTGTTAGGAGTTTTAGCGGGATTCTTCGGAGCTTTGTTTAGCAAAGGGATTATTGCTAGCTTGCAATTTAACAAGCGGACGCTTAAATTAGCCTTGCCTGCAAGAATTGCTCTAGCAGGTGTTATCTGCGGCTTAGTAATAGGTTTACTGCCAGAAAGTTTCCGCAACAATACGGGATTGCGGGAGTTTCTGCTGACTGGGGAAGCTAACGGTACAACGAGTTTAATTGCTTTTATCGCTCACTTTTTTCTAACAATTATTTCCGCTGCTTCTGGAGCTCCGGGAGGATTGTTTGCTCCTTCTCTAGTTATAGGTTCTGCACTAGGTCATATGGTGGGAATTGTGCAAGTACATTTCCTGGGTGTCGGTTTGCCAGCAAGTTATGCTTTGGCGGGAATGGGAGCGTTTTTTTGCGCGGTTTCTAGGGCGCCAATTACGGCGGTAGTGATTGTGTTTGAAATTACGGCTGATTTCAAATTAGTGCTACCATTGATGATCTGTTCTGTTGTGGCTTATTTAGTTGCAGAAAAGGTAGATAGTGGTTCTTTGTACGATCGCCTGTTGGAGTTTAACGGCATTCAGCTAACCCCGGCAAAACCTGCCACCGATACTCTCAGCGACTTAATCGCAGCTAACGTCATGCAGCGCCGAGTTGAAACTCTGTCGAGTTTGCTGACTTTCGATGAAGTGATGCAGGCTTTTTCGCGATCGCACCACCGAGGATTTCCAGTAGTAGAGGCCGGCCAATTAGTCGGAATAGTCAGTCAAACCGATTTGGCAAATGCCACCGGGCGCAATTTTTCCGGCAACTCGCTGCTGAAAGAATTTATGACTGCACAGCCAATCACGGTAAAAACAACCGATACTTTAAGCGAGGTTTTGTACAGGCTCAACCGCTACCATCTCAGCCGCTTGCCGGTGGTAGAAGGCCGCCGTTTGGTGGGAATTATTACCCGCAGCGACATAATCCGAGTAGAATCCGATCGCCTCAGCGGAGAAACAACCCAAGGCCCGCATCCAGAACCATCCTATGTAGTCTATCAAACCAGAGCCCCGCAAGTCGGAAACGGCAGGTTATTAGTGCCGCTTTCCAACCCGCAAACAGCACCCGCCTTGCTGCGACTGGCGGCCGCCATTGCGCGCGATCGCAATTACGAATTAGAATGCCTGCAAATCATCATTGTACCGCGCAACAGTTCCCCCTCAGAAAGTACAGTGCGAACCACCAAAAGCCGCCGCCTGCTGCAACAAGCCGAGCGCATTATCCGCAATTGGAACTTGCCAGTACACACTCAAATCCGGGTAGCTCACAACGTGCCCAACGCAATTTTGGAGACAATTAGGGAGCGACACATTGACTTAATTTTGATGGGCTGGGAAGGCGAAAGATCCACAACAGGGCGCATTTTTGGCGATGTTGTTGATACCGTAATTCGGCAAGCAGGCTGCGAGGTAGTTTTAGTGAAGTGGAGCGAAAAACTATTAGTAACGCGCCAGAAAAATGAGTTTTTATCAGCTAGCAGTGCCCGGGAATATGCGCCTACAGAATGGCAGTTAAATGCCGCAGGAGTTGATGACACAGAAAATTCTAAATTTGTCGGATCGAGTTCACCAGAGACTCCAGAGACTGAATTTGCCTCGCCGAATTCGGAGATTCCAGCACCCGAATTGGGATTGCACACGCTGATGGGTTTGCAGCGCTGGTTAGTGCCAATTCGCGGCAGTTACAAGCAAGCTGCGGCTTTGCGGTTGCTACCTGCTTTCGTGGCTGCGAGTGCTGTACCAGAGATTAAATTGTGTCAAGTTCATCAGCCTTCCGTTGCAGAACCCGATCGCCTAGAATTAAAACAAGCTGCGGATTTTATCAAGCGACGGGTTGGTTGTGAGGTAGTAGCGACGGCGGTTTGCGCTAAGTCGGTTTCAGATGCTTTAATAGATTTGGCTCAAAACGATCAGTGCGATGCGATCGTCCTGGGAGCCAGTCGCGAAGGACTGCTGAAACAGGTGATTCAGGGGAACATCCCGGAAGCTGTGGCGCGCGGGTGCGACTGTACAGTCATATTAGTGCGATCGGCCTGTTAG
- a CDS encoding pyridoxine 5'-phosphate synthase, translating to MTKLSVNINRIALLRNSRNIGIPSVTEAAKTVIAAGAHGVTVHPRPDERHIKAADVYDLAKMLTVEFNIEGNPFQPPFMDIVCDVKPAQCTLVPDAPDVLTSDSGWNIPENRSRLLPIIEKLKDNGIRVSLFMDADAALMPLAKEVGADRVELYTEPYATAFREGNVESVFQNYLLAAQAAQSVGLGVNAGHDLNLQNLAKFCSIPDILEVSIGHALIAEALEMGLSNTVQAYLKILSNL from the coding sequence ATGACAAAACTCAGCGTCAACATCAACCGAATCGCCCTCCTGAGAAACTCTCGAAATATCGGCATTCCCAGCGTTACCGAAGCCGCAAAAACAGTAATTGCCGCCGGAGCCCACGGCGTTACAGTCCATCCCCGACCCGACGAAAGGCACATCAAAGCTGCTGATGTTTACGACTTAGCGAAAATGCTAACCGTCGAGTTCAACATCGAAGGAAATCCGTTTCAGCCGCCATTTATGGATATAGTTTGCGATGTCAAACCGGCTCAGTGTACCTTGGTGCCGGATGCTCCAGACGTACTTACCTCGGATAGCGGTTGGAATATTCCAGAAAATCGATCGCGCCTGTTACCAATTATTGAAAAATTAAAAGACAACGGCATCAGAGTCAGCTTGTTTATGGACGCAGATGCTGCTCTCATGCCCCTAGCAAAAGAAGTTGGAGCCGATCGCGTAGAACTGTACACGGAACCCTATGCAACTGCTTTTCGTGAAGGCAATGTTGAATCGGTTTTTCAAAATTATCTCTTAGCAGCTCAAGCAGCTCAATCTGTAGGTTTGGGAGTGAATGCCGGACACGATCTAAATTTGCAAAACTTAGCTAAATTTTGCTCAATTCCTGATATATTAGAAGTCTCGATCGGTCATGCTTTAATTGCAGAAGCGCTAGAAATGGGTTTGTCTAACACAGTACAAGCTTACCTGAAAATTCTCTCTAATTTGTAG
- a CDS encoding GDSL-type esterase/lipase family protein — translation MRICFIGDSFVNGTGDPKYLGWTGRICAAASGQNQEITYYNLGVRGETSADIENRWFNEISCRLPHYCDGRIVFSFGVNDTYFENGKTRVAIEKSLENLRYILSAAQQKVPILMIGPPPVIDVERTIRIANLSQQFSEVCSELNVPYLDICTPLEKSEIWLKELTENDGSHPRAAGYTELAKIVHNWDGWKAWFKNINMSDMETVTLFRAVGKKEMELIKESDFLAFPPRLSFQPIFYPVLHKAYAIQIARDWNTKDAASGYFGYVTRFRVLAEFLKKYTVQTVGSSIHQEYWIPAEELAYFNRNIVGKIEIFAEYQP, via the coding sequence ATGCGTATTTGTTTTATCGGTGACTCTTTTGTCAATGGTACGGGCGATCCCAAATATCTTGGTTGGACAGGAAGAATTTGCGCTGCCGCCAGCGGGCAAAACCAGGAGATTACTTACTATAATTTAGGAGTGCGGGGAGAAACAAGCGCCGATATAGAAAATCGGTGGTTCAACGAAATTTCTTGCCGATTGCCTCACTACTGCGACGGCAGAATAGTATTTTCCTTTGGCGTCAACGATACTTACTTTGAAAACGGAAAAACTCGCGTCGCCATCGAAAAATCCCTGGAAAACCTCCGCTATATTCTGAGTGCAGCCCAACAAAAAGTACCAATTTTAATGATAGGCCCGCCGCCAGTTATTGATGTGGAGCGAACCATTAGAATAGCTAATTTGTCGCAACAATTTTCTGAAGTTTGCAGCGAGTTAAACGTACCTTATTTAGATATTTGTACCCCGCTGGAGAAATCAGAAATTTGGCTCAAAGAACTTACCGAAAATGACGGTTCCCATCCCCGCGCTGCTGGTTATACTGAATTGGCTAAAATAGTTCACAATTGGGATGGTTGGAAAGCTTGGTTCAAAAATATAAATATGTCAGATATGGAGACAGTAACGCTGTTTAGAGCAGTCGGCAAAAAAGAAATGGAATTAATTAAAGAAAGCGATTTTTTGGCATTTCCACCGCGACTGTCTTTTCAGCCTATTTTTTATCCGGTACTTCATAAAGCGTATGCCATACAAATTGCGCGAGATTGGAATACAAAAGATGCGGCATCGGGATATTTTGGCTATGTAACCAGGTTTCGAGTTTTGGCTGAATTCTTAAAAAAATATACCGTCCAAACTGTGGGCAGTTCGATTCACCAAGAGTATTGGATTCCTGCAGAAGAGTTGGCATATTTTAATCGAAATATTGTCGGAAAGATTGAAATCTTTGCGGAATATCAACCGTAA
- a CDS encoding tetratricopeptide repeat protein — MNFDRRLAAASISVTAIILIPQPQVAYAKSAEPIAVQLESNYRVDLSVQVVGELVAIDPKAEDFYNQGVDKYNKGDFKGAVEAYDRAIELNPNYTIAYSNGGSIRYQLGDKQGALADFDRALKIDPNNASAYYNRGTTRSTLKDKQGAMQDFQKAADLFQKQGNTELYQNALNRIRELQDTTSTP; from the coding sequence ATGAACTTCGATCGCCGACTAGCAGCAGCATCGATCAGTGTAACTGCAATTATTTTGATTCCCCAACCCCAGGTAGCATATGCCAAATCCGCTGAACCGATCGCAGTACAGCTTGAAAGTAACTATCGGGTGGATTTGTCCGTGCAGGTGGTGGGCGAGCTGGTGGCGATCGATCCGAAAGCAGAGGATTTTTATAACCAGGGCGTAGATAAGTACAATAAAGGAGATTTTAAAGGTGCTGTAGAGGCTTACGATCGAGCGATCGAGCTTAATCCTAATTATACTATTGCCTACAGCAATGGAGGTAGTATTCGGTATCAATTAGGAGACAAGCAGGGTGCACTCGCCGATTTTGATCGAGCCCTGAAAATTGACCCCAACAATGCGTCAGCCTACTACAACCGAGGTACTACCCGCTCAACATTAAAAGACAAGCAGGGTGCGATGCAAGATTTTCAGAAAGCCGCAGACTTATTTCAGAAACAAGGAAACACAGAGCTTTACCAAAATGCTTTAAATAGAATTAGGGAACTTCAAGACACGACATCAACTCCTTAA